In Arthrobacter alpinus, a single window of DNA contains:
- a CDS encoding RNA polymerase sigma factor has protein sequence MNDLGKELDDACTANSDERLIQRVRDGDAGAYADLYERHRGAALATAQSYARNSTDASDFVADAFANVLAAIRNGNGPTVFFRAYLLTTLRRLATAKRTVDGRQVEVDDLESVMAVEPVQDPAVASFERDVVGRSFKDLPERWQAVLWYTEVDGLSPAAVSPMLGISANAVAALAVRAREGLKQAYLQNHISSAHDGCAEFSKRLGAYARGGLTRGRATKVADHLEGCLKCTSLLMHIQDVGVGMRTVIFPAVVGLAAAGQTSGLIAGVASAPLTGTRTLGSGTASIGGAVMVTASAVALSGALVAVALVLPGGAGLDNSDLLEDLSAGGASVPAPQYWAAAPETNPGQAVEGELPGVIFTTVAPSSPSETTPVQEPTPIPMPAVEMTVSPAPASPSSGSGETPNPRETPTQTPSGLPTPAQTTVPEVTPPATAEPTPEPTPSATAEPTPSQGPTPSPTPFTARGKVLAQNGSQSRLQIDLVNHGLDVTSPAVTFSIPRLWAGQAVPVTAPVGWTCVDSSTIFTVGSTCTAPAWAAAEARFLVSVMTPIVADGYFVKIDASADGAEKYTGWLRPK, from the coding sequence TTGAATGACTTGGGCAAAGAGCTAGACGATGCCTGCACGGCGAACAGTGACGAGCGGTTGATTCAACGAGTCCGAGACGGTGACGCTGGGGCATATGCAGATCTCTATGAACGGCATCGTGGCGCAGCCCTGGCCACAGCCCAAAGCTATGCCCGCAACTCAACGGACGCCTCCGATTTTGTTGCCGACGCCTTCGCCAATGTCCTGGCGGCCATCCGCAATGGGAACGGTCCCACGGTTTTTTTCCGCGCTTACCTACTCACCACCCTGCGAAGGTTGGCTACTGCCAAGCGCACAGTTGATGGGCGGCAAGTTGAAGTAGACGATCTTGAATCGGTTATGGCGGTGGAACCGGTCCAAGACCCGGCCGTAGCCTCCTTTGAGCGGGACGTCGTGGGCCGCTCATTCAAGGACCTGCCGGAACGATGGCAAGCCGTGCTTTGGTACACAGAAGTGGATGGGCTTTCTCCAGCTGCCGTTTCACCCATGCTTGGAATTTCGGCGAACGCTGTGGCTGCCTTGGCCGTCCGGGCCAGGGAAGGGCTGAAGCAGGCTTATCTGCAGAACCATATTTCCTCCGCCCATGACGGTTGTGCCGAGTTTTCGAAGCGATTGGGGGCCTACGCCCGGGGTGGGCTAACGCGCGGACGTGCCACTAAAGTGGCGGACCACCTGGAGGGCTGCTTGAAGTGCACCTCCTTGCTGATGCACATCCAGGATGTCGGCGTTGGCATGAGAACTGTCATTTTTCCTGCAGTGGTGGGTCTTGCCGCGGCTGGGCAAACAAGTGGCTTGATCGCCGGAGTTGCTTCCGCGCCGCTGACCGGGACCCGAACGCTAGGGTCGGGCACGGCATCGATTGGTGGCGCAGTGATGGTGACAGCCTCCGCCGTTGCCCTGTCCGGTGCACTCGTGGCCGTTGCCTTGGTGCTTCCAGGAGGAGCCGGGCTTGACAATTCGGACCTTCTGGAGGACTTGTCTGCTGGCGGAGCCAGCGTCCCGGCGCCGCAATACTGGGCAGCTGCGCCTGAGACAAACCCGGGACAGGCAGTGGAGGGCGAGCTGCCCGGAGTCATTTTCACCACTGTCGCCCCATCAAGCCCTTCGGAAACAACGCCGGTCCAGGAGCCAACGCCGATTCCCATGCCTGCTGTCGAAATGACCGTCTCACCGGCGCCGGCCTCTCCCTCATCAGGCTCCGGCGAAACGCCGAATCCGAGGGAAACCCCTACGCAAACGCCCTCCGGGCTACCGACGCCCGCACAGACAACTGTTCCTGAAGTCACGCCGCCGGCGACTGCAGAGCCGACTCCCGAACCAACGCCGTCGGCCACTGCTGAACCAACGCCCTCACAGGGTCCAACGCCCTCACCGACGCCGTTCACTGCTAGGGGCAAGGTGCTTGCACAGAATGGTTCGCAGAGCAGGCTTCAAATCGACCTGGTGAATCATGGTCTCGATGTCACCAGCCCCGCCGTCACCTTTTCGATTCCAAGGCTTTGGGCCGGGCAGGCTGTTCCTGTGACGGCTCCCGTGGGCTGGACATGCGTAGATTCGTCCACCATTTTCACCGTGGGAAGTACTTGCACGGCACCGGCATGGGCAGCCGCGGAGGCTCGATTTCTGGTCAGCGTGATGACTCCGATCGTCGCTGATGGGTATTTCGTGAAAATCGACGCATCAGCAGATGGCGCCGAAAAATACACCGGGTGGCTGCGACCCAAATAG
- a CDS encoding amino acid permease, whose translation MNLFRTKSIEHSLADAKEPGHGLKRSLTTWDLMIMGVAVAVGAGIFSVGANAAANHAGPAVSISFILAAITCALAIMCYAEFATAIPVAGSAYVFTYATVGELLAWIIGWNLILELLMAGSVIAKYWGIYLSNFFEAVNIDVPSNFALGPVTVFWGPLVVVAVFTFVLVMGTKLAARINNVFTLIKIGIVLFVIVVGFFYVKAENYTPFVPPSQPGAVTETSWQLQPFLSLMTGAEPSIYGFAGIVSGAALVFFAFIGFDVVATSAEEVKNPAKTLPRGIFAGLAVVTVLYILVTLAVTGMVSYEDLAKADDPSLSTAFSLVGADWAVVVISLGSLIGLTTVIMVLLMGLARVMMAMSRDGLLPRGLSKTSEKHSTPARTQILSGIFVGILAGFTPVEVLSEMINIGTLSAFVMVSIGILVLRHKRPDLKPAFRVPFGPVIPVLSALLCIYLMLNLATLTWVFFAIWLAVGLVFYFSYGYWNSRLRREEAAGLATTQPSNLG comes from the coding sequence ATGAACCTGTTCAGAACCAAATCAATCGAGCATTCCCTCGCCGATGCCAAAGAGCCCGGCCATGGTCTCAAGAGATCATTGACTACCTGGGATCTAATGATCATGGGTGTAGCTGTAGCCGTGGGTGCAGGAATCTTCTCGGTCGGCGCCAATGCGGCGGCGAACCATGCTGGACCTGCCGTGTCCATTTCGTTCATCCTGGCTGCCATCACCTGCGCCTTGGCGATCATGTGTTACGCAGAATTTGCCACGGCGATCCCTGTTGCCGGCAGTGCTTATGTGTTCACATACGCCACCGTTGGTGAGCTGTTGGCATGGATTATCGGCTGGAATTTGATCCTTGAACTTCTCATGGCCGGGTCGGTGATTGCCAAATACTGGGGCATCTACCTGAGCAACTTCTTTGAAGCCGTGAACATAGACGTCCCCTCCAACTTCGCGCTGGGGCCGGTCACCGTGTTCTGGGGACCGCTGGTTGTAGTTGCCGTCTTCACCTTTGTTTTGGTGATGGGCACCAAGCTGGCGGCGCGTATCAATAACGTGTTTACGCTGATCAAGATCGGGATTGTCCTGTTCGTGATCGTCGTGGGCTTCTTCTACGTCAAGGCTGAGAACTACACACCGTTCGTGCCCCCGTCCCAACCCGGCGCAGTCACGGAGACCTCGTGGCAGCTGCAACCGTTCCTGTCTCTAATGACCGGGGCTGAGCCGTCGATCTACGGATTCGCAGGAATCGTCTCGGGCGCCGCCCTGGTGTTCTTTGCGTTTATTGGGTTCGACGTCGTGGCCACCAGCGCTGAGGAAGTCAAGAACCCGGCCAAGACACTGCCCCGAGGCATCTTTGCCGGTCTGGCCGTTGTGACGGTCCTGTACATCCTTGTCACCCTGGCGGTCACCGGAATGGTGTCATATGAGGATCTTGCGAAGGCAGATGATCCCTCACTGTCCACAGCATTCTCACTGGTGGGTGCAGACTGGGCCGTTGTGGTCATCTCCCTGGGGTCCCTGATTGGCCTGACAACTGTCATCATGGTGCTCCTTATGGGTCTTGCCCGCGTCATGATGGCCATGAGTCGTGACGGACTCCTGCCCCGTGGACTGAGCAAGACCTCGGAAAAGCATTCAACGCCTGCCCGCACCCAGATCCTCAGCGGTATTTTCGTTGGAATTCTTGCTGGCTTCACCCCTGTTGAAGTGCTCAGTGAAATGATCAACATCGGTACTCTGAGCGCCTTCGTCATGGTCAGCATCGGCATCCTGGTCCTCCGCCACAAGCGGCCCGACCTCAAGCCTGCCTTCCGGGTTCCCTTCGGCCCTGTCATCCCTGTTCTTTCGGCACTGCTGTGCATCTACTTGATGTTGAACCTGGCCACACTGACTTGGGTGTTCTTTGCCATCTGGCTTGCTGTGGGACTCGTGTTCTACTTCAGCTACGGCTATTGGAACTCCCGTTTGCGCCGTGAAGAAGCGGCCGGACTCGCGACCACGCAACCCAGCAACCTCGGCTAG
- a CDS encoding oxygenase MpaB family protein, whose translation MKHETTNAATVLKTIADMAPEAVLLAGAGRAILLQLANPAVGYGVADHSSFSADPLRRLHGTLSYIYALSNGTPAQRKSVQRQVQRAHRPVRSGGSPDVPAYDASDPQQQLWVAATLYDSACQVHELVFPALADDDAESVYQSYAVLGTALGMPANLWPASRAEFASYWDKQLATLSVDQTVANVAAQLLAAANAPRWARVLMPLARFLTAGLLPPQVRDMYGFTWTSGKGRILTSFFKLVSVLVKITPCGIRRAPMRYYLRRIPE comes from the coding sequence ATGAAGCATGAAACGACCAACGCCGCCACGGTGTTGAAAACCATAGCCGATATGGCCCCGGAAGCAGTTCTGTTGGCCGGCGCGGGCAGGGCGATCCTGCTCCAATTGGCCAACCCCGCCGTGGGCTACGGTGTGGCGGATCATTCGAGCTTTTCCGCCGATCCGCTGCGTCGCCTGCACGGGACACTGAGCTACATCTACGCCCTGAGCAACGGCACGCCGGCACAGCGCAAAAGCGTGCAGCGGCAAGTCCAGCGCGCGCATCGGCCGGTCAGATCCGGAGGGTCCCCGGATGTCCCCGCCTACGATGCTTCAGATCCGCAGCAGCAGCTATGGGTTGCCGCTACCCTTTATGATTCAGCATGCCAGGTGCATGAACTTGTGTTCCCCGCCCTCGCGGACGATGATGCGGAGTCCGTGTATCAAAGCTACGCAGTCCTTGGAACTGCCCTGGGGATGCCCGCGAACCTTTGGCCCGCATCCCGCGCAGAATTTGCAAGCTATTGGGACAAACAGCTTGCAACATTGAGCGTGGATCAAACGGTCGCGAACGTGGCGGCCCAACTATTGGCAGCTGCAAACGCTCCGCGATGGGCCCGCGTGCTCATGCCGCTGGCCCGCTTCCTAACGGCGGGTTTGCTGCCTCCCCAAGTCCGGGACATGTACGGCTTTACCTGGACATCAGGGAAAGGGCGGATACTTACGAGCTTCTTCAAACTTGTCTCGGTGCTGGTCAAGATCACCCCCTGCGGAATCCGCCGGGCCCCCATGCGTTACTACCTCCGGCGCATCCCGGAGTAG
- a CDS encoding DUF2461 domain-containing protein, with product METFNGIPTAALDFYAALEDNNNREWWLEHKDQYDGAVQAPLAALLRELEPRFGPGKIFRPYRDVRFSPNKEPYKSAQGMFVSNHEGVGFYLQVSADGLLVGGGYRSVAPAQLARYRAAVDASASGKGLETIMAGLVAAGFTIEGQTLKTTPRGYPKDHARPELLKHKTLSASLSLGSPDWLATAAAQGHIEEYWERLRPLVDWVIRYAAP from the coding sequence ATGGAGACATTCAATGGCATTCCCACGGCGGCCCTTGATTTTTATGCGGCCCTTGAAGACAACAACAATCGCGAGTGGTGGCTGGAGCACAAAGACCAGTACGACGGCGCTGTGCAGGCCCCGCTTGCGGCCCTCCTGCGCGAGCTGGAACCCCGTTTTGGTCCTGGCAAGATATTCCGCCCGTACCGGGACGTGCGCTTCTCCCCCAACAAGGAGCCCTACAAGAGTGCTCAGGGCATGTTTGTTTCCAACCATGAAGGCGTGGGGTTTTACCTCCAAGTCAGCGCCGATGGCCTACTCGTGGGAGGCGGCTACCGTTCTGTTGCCCCGGCCCAGCTGGCACGGTACCGGGCCGCCGTGGATGCCTCGGCCAGTGGCAAGGGGCTGGAAACCATCATGGCTGGGCTCGTGGCTGCGGGGTTCACCATTGAAGGGCAAACGCTCAAGACAACCCCCCGCGGCTACCCCAAGGACCACGCCCGCCCTGAGCTGCTAAAGCACAAAACACTGAGCGCTTCGCTATCACTGGGGAGTCCTGACTGGCTGGCGACTGCGGCTGCTCAGGGTCACATCGAAGAGTATTGGGAGCGGCTGCGCCCGCTTGTTGACTGGGTCATTCGCTACGCAGCGCCGTAA
- a CDS encoding Fur family transcriptional regulator: protein MVTKEHYEEMLRAVPLRVTRPRVAVLEAVGMHPHADADTVIGAVRAELGSVSKQAVYDVLGALVDAHLVRRIEPSGSPARYESRVGDNHHHVVCRSCGDIADVDCALGAAPCLHASNDHGFTIDEAEVIYWGTCPACAAKRLLNEQEPTTSRSDK, encoded by the coding sequence ATGGTCACCAAAGAGCACTACGAGGAAATGTTGCGTGCAGTCCCGCTGCGCGTCACGCGTCCCCGTGTTGCCGTGCTCGAGGCGGTCGGGATGCATCCGCATGCGGATGCAGACACCGTCATTGGTGCCGTGCGCGCGGAATTGGGCAGTGTATCCAAACAGGCCGTCTATGACGTCCTGGGGGCACTGGTCGATGCCCATCTGGTGCGGCGCATTGAGCCTTCGGGTTCGCCTGCCCGCTATGAGAGCAGGGTGGGCGACAACCACCACCACGTGGTGTGCCGCTCCTGCGGGGACATAGCCGACGTGGATTGCGCCCTGGGCGCGGCTCCTTGCCTGCATGCCTCAAATGACCACGGATTCACCATTGATGAAGCCGAGGTCATTTACTGGGGCACGTGCCCTGCCTGCGCCGCCAAAAGACTTCTGAACGAACAAGAACCGACAACATCTAGGAGCGATAAGTAA
- a CDS encoding catalase, translated as MTIENTAPLTTAAGAPVANNQDSLTAGPRGPMLLQDVWFLEKLAHFSREVIPERRMHAKGSGAFGTFTVTNDITKYTKADIFSEIGKQTEMFARFSTVAGERGAADAERDIRGFSLKFYTEEGNWDLVGNNTPVFFFRDPLKFPDLNRAVKRDPRTNMRSAENNWDFWTNLPESLHQVTIVMSDRGIPASYRHMHGFGSHTFSLINAAGERFWVKFHHVTQQGIKNLTDAEAGAVVAADRESSQRDLFDSIENGDFPKWKLMVQIMPEADADTYKYHPFDLTKVWSKKDYPLIEVGEWELNRNSENYFADVEQSAFTPANVVPGISFSPDRMLQGRLFSYGDAARYRLGVNHHQIPVNAARNSVNTYHRDGQGRVDGNQGRTPGIEPNSYGRWPEQPAYADPAQAIGAVADRFNFREDDANYFEQPGILFREKMTDEQRQVLFENTARAIDGASQATIERHIFNCTQADPAYGEGVRKAIEAHQASKA; from the coding sequence ATGACTATCGAAAACACCGCCCCCCTGACCACGGCAGCCGGCGCACCTGTTGCCAACAACCAGGACAGCCTCACCGCCGGCCCCCGTGGCCCGATGCTGCTGCAGGACGTCTGGTTCCTTGAAAAACTGGCCCACTTCAGCCGTGAGGTCATCCCCGAGCGCCGCATGCACGCCAAGGGCTCCGGCGCCTTCGGCACGTTCACGGTCACGAACGACATCACCAAATACACCAAGGCTGACATTTTCTCCGAGATTGGCAAGCAGACGGAAATGTTTGCCCGCTTCTCCACGGTTGCCGGTGAGCGCGGCGCTGCCGATGCCGAGCGCGACATCCGCGGCTTTTCCCTGAAGTTCTACACCGAAGAGGGCAACTGGGACCTGGTTGGCAACAACACCCCCGTGTTCTTCTTCCGCGATCCGTTGAAGTTCCCCGACCTGAACCGCGCAGTGAAGCGCGATCCCCGCACCAACATGCGCAGCGCCGAGAACAACTGGGACTTCTGGACCAACCTGCCCGAGTCCCTGCACCAGGTCACGATCGTCATGTCCGACCGCGGCATCCCGGCCAGCTACCGCCACATGCACGGCTTTGGCTCGCACACCTTCTCCCTCATCAACGCCGCAGGCGAGCGTTTCTGGGTCAAGTTCCACCACGTCACCCAGCAGGGCATCAAGAACCTGACCGACGCCGAAGCCGGCGCAGTGGTGGCCGCAGACCGCGAGTCCAGCCAGCGCGACCTCTTCGATTCCATCGAGAACGGTGACTTCCCGAAGTGGAAGCTCATGGTCCAGATCATGCCCGAGGCTGACGCTGACACCTACAAGTACCACCCCTTCGACCTCACCAAGGTCTGGTCCAAGAAGGACTACCCGCTGATCGAGGTTGGCGAGTGGGAACTGAACCGCAACTCCGAGAACTACTTCGCAGACGTTGAGCAGTCCGCCTTCACCCCGGCCAACGTTGTTCCCGGCATCAGCTTCTCCCCGGACCGCATGCTTCAGGGCCGTCTGTTCTCCTACGGCGACGCCGCCCGCTACCGCCTGGGTGTCAACCACCACCAGATCCCTGTCAACGCCGCGCGCAACAGCGTCAACACGTACCACCGCGACGGCCAAGGCCGCGTTGATGGCAACCAGGGCCGCACCCCCGGCATCGAGCCGAACTCATACGGCCGCTGGCCCGAGCAGCCGGCCTACGCCGATCCGGCACAGGCCATTGGCGCCGTTGCTGACCGCTTCAACTTCCGCGAAGACGATGCCAACTACTTCGAGCAGCCCGGCATCTTGTTCCGCGAGAAGATGACGGACGAGCAGCGTCAGGTGCTCTTCGAGAACACCGCTCGCGCCATCGACGGTGCCTCACAGGCCACCATTGAGCGCCACATCTTCAACTGCACCCAGGCCGATCCCGCCTACGGTGAAGGTGTTCGCAAGGCCATCGAGGCCCACCAGGCGTCCAAGGCCTAG
- a CDS encoding ankyrin repeat domain-containing protein translates to MTNDSSLTEDQTAKVIALAMDLAREGKSAELADFLDHGISVDVQDAEGNTLLMLAAYKGQADAVSMLISRGANVDIRNARDQSPIAGALFKGEDAVAALLVAAGADLDAGTPSARAAAAMFGREHLLG, encoded by the coding sequence ATGACCAATGACTCCTCCCTCACCGAAGACCAGACCGCCAAGGTCATCGCCCTAGCCATGGATTTGGCGCGAGAAGGAAAATCCGCCGAACTGGCTGATTTTCTGGATCACGGGATCAGCGTTGACGTTCAGGATGCAGAAGGCAACACCCTGCTGATGTTGGCCGCCTACAAAGGCCAGGCCGACGCCGTGTCCATGTTGATCAGCCGCGGCGCCAACGTTGATATCCGCAACGCCCGGGATCAATCCCCGATTGCCGGCGCCTTGTTCAAGGGCGAGGATGCGGTGGCCGCGCTGCTGGTCGCCGCCGGAGCCGATCTCGACGCCGGAACCCCGTCGGCCCGCGCAGCGGCAGCCATGTTTGGCCGCGAACACCTCCTCGGCTAA
- a CDS encoding MFS transporter, with protein MPRLLADITPLKESPAFRRLWFGNGLSSIGTQLTVVAVSLEVYELTGSTLSVGMLGLAALIPLVIAGLYGGAIVDTHDRRKVALASSTVLWLVTVCIALQAWLGLGNVGILYGLIAIQSAAAGVNGSARSAIVPRLVRPELLPSANALSMIVMGLGTTIGPLLAGILVANIGYGWTYTVDVLTFTASLWALFKLPPLPPLPRAGGVQRAGFKSVLEGFAFLGTRKNVRMTFLVDMCAMVFALPRALLPAIGAVWLGGGEQTAGILLASIAAGSFLGALFSGPLGSVRRQGLAVVWSISLWGAAIAALGGAVLAGGHTNDGGTSPWIVGAVAALVVAGVADTISSVFRSTILQSATPDHLRGRLQGIFVVVVTGGPRLGDVFSGSVGQWRGEGWAAVIGGALCIGAVWALAFWQRGFLRYDARHPEP; from the coding sequence GTGCCAAGACTCCTTGCAGATATAACCCCGTTGAAGGAAAGCCCTGCTTTTAGGAGGCTCTGGTTTGGCAACGGACTCTCCTCGATTGGCACCCAACTGACAGTTGTGGCCGTCAGTCTTGAGGTGTACGAGCTCACCGGATCCACCCTGTCAGTGGGCATGCTGGGATTGGCCGCCTTGATCCCGCTGGTCATCGCAGGTCTCTACGGCGGCGCCATCGTAGACACACACGACCGCCGAAAAGTGGCGCTGGCCTCCTCAACGGTGCTGTGGCTCGTGACCGTCTGCATCGCGCTGCAGGCTTGGCTGGGTCTCGGCAATGTTGGCATTCTCTACGGACTCATCGCGATCCAATCGGCGGCGGCAGGTGTCAACGGTTCAGCCCGCAGCGCCATTGTGCCCAGGTTGGTGCGCCCGGAACTGCTGCCCTCCGCCAATGCGCTGAGCATGATCGTCATGGGACTCGGCACCACCATAGGCCCGCTACTCGCCGGCATCCTGGTGGCCAACATCGGCTACGGCTGGACGTACACGGTGGATGTGTTGACGTTTACGGCCTCGCTGTGGGCGCTCTTCAAACTTCCACCGCTGCCGCCGTTGCCACGAGCCGGCGGCGTACAGCGTGCCGGCTTCAAATCGGTGTTGGAAGGATTCGCCTTCCTAGGCACCCGCAAAAATGTGCGTATGACGTTCCTGGTGGACATGTGCGCCATGGTCTTTGCCTTGCCGCGCGCGTTGTTGCCGGCCATCGGGGCGGTCTGGTTGGGCGGAGGCGAGCAAACGGCAGGCATCCTGCTGGCCTCCATTGCCGCCGGGTCCTTCCTCGGGGCCCTGTTCTCCGGCCCGCTGGGCAGTGTCCGGCGCCAGGGCCTGGCGGTGGTGTGGTCCATTTCCCTGTGGGGTGCGGCCATCGCTGCGCTGGGTGGTGCCGTTTTGGCCGGTGGACACACGAACGACGGCGGGACCTCACCGTGGATTGTTGGTGCGGTTGCCGCTTTGGTGGTGGCCGGAGTTGCGGACACCATCAGTTCCGTGTTCCGCTCCACGATTTTGCAATCGGCAACGCCGGACCATCTCCGCGGCAGGCTGCAGGGCATCTTTGTGGTTGTGGTGACCGGTGGGCCCAGGCTGGGTGACGTATTTTCAGGCTCCGTGGGGCAGTGGCGCGGGGAAGGCTGGGCGGCCGTGATCGGCGGCGCTCTCTGCATCGGCGCTGTGTGGGCCCTGGCATTCTGGCAACGCGGATTCTTGCGCTATGACGCCCGCCACCCGGAACCGTAA
- the htpX gene encoding zinc metalloprotease HtpX translates to MRRNFNGLKTAALFGVLWAVLLGIGGVISAGSGSAAPLWIFALIGVGTTAYGYWNSDKIAIRSMQAYPVSEAQAPGIYRIVRELSTKANQPMPAIYVSPTQAPNAFATGRNPKNAAVCCTEGILNILDERELRGVLGHELMHVYNRDILTSSVAAAVAGVITSVAQMMMFFGGGDRRNANPLAMIAMALLAPLAASMIQLAISRTREYDADEDGAHLTDDPLALASALRKLERGVQLAPLPQDQKLVNTSHLMIANPFKAGGAKKLFATHPPMAERIARLEKIAGRPLP, encoded by the coding sequence GTGCGCAGGAATTTTAACGGATTGAAGACCGCGGCACTTTTTGGCGTGCTGTGGGCCGTTCTGTTGGGTATTGGTGGCGTGATCTCCGCCGGGAGCGGTAGTGCGGCGCCGCTGTGGATCTTTGCCTTGATTGGGGTGGGGACCACTGCTTACGGCTACTGGAACAGTGACAAGATCGCAATCCGGTCCATGCAGGCCTATCCCGTGAGCGAGGCTCAGGCCCCCGGGATTTACCGGATTGTGCGGGAGCTGTCCACCAAGGCCAATCAGCCCATGCCAGCCATCTACGTTTCACCCACACAGGCACCCAACGCCTTCGCTACTGGACGCAACCCCAAGAACGCCGCCGTTTGCTGCACCGAGGGAATCTTGAACATTCTCGACGAGCGAGAACTGCGCGGCGTGCTGGGCCACGAACTCATGCACGTCTACAACCGCGACATCCTCACCTCCTCAGTGGCGGCCGCTGTGGCAGGGGTCATCACTTCCGTGGCGCAGATGATGATGTTCTTTGGCGGTGGCGACCGCCGCAATGCCAACCCCCTGGCCATGATTGCCATGGCCCTGCTGGCCCCGTTGGCTGCGTCCATGATACAGCTGGCCATCAGCCGCACGCGCGAATACGACGCCGACGAAGACGGCGCGCACCTCACGGACGATCCGCTGGCCTTGGCGTCTGCCCTGCGCAAACTTGAACGCGGCGTCCAGCTTGCCCCGTTGCCGCAGGATCAAAAGCTGGTTAACACCAGCCACCTTATGATCGCCAACCCCTTCAAGGCCGGTGGGGCGAAGAAACTCTTCGCTACACACCCGCCCATGGCCGAGCGCATTGCCCGGCTAGAGAAGATTGCCGGACGCCCGCTCCCGTAA
- a CDS encoding aminotransferase class V-fold PLP-dependent enzyme, giving the protein MKRTNELPAHYLAAFSEQSGYLNFASFGPPSRAVLAASGQLMADAAEGAAGVSERLHNEDGRARATVSRLTGFATDNITLLPATSYGLFQLAFGVKGKVLVSAGEFPANTYPWLRAQQAGLNEVALMGESLAFVTPELVAQSLTPSVTAVAVSAVDFQTGYRADLAGIREVIGADRLLLVDGIQGFGAIDQDWSVADAVVTGSQKWVRGGWGSGAMAFSAVGLERIAPTLGGWTGVEHPSLYDGVAHAPRTDAGKFSISNLSPFAAGSFASALELIEEAGLGVIADRILATTAVLAEKLENSGVSVLSPREDGERAGIVVAGFPEGNAAQAHAALAGAGISATLHGAHRIRFSAHATTDHESLSHVALMLASFA; this is encoded by the coding sequence ATGAAACGCACCAACGAACTTCCCGCCCACTATCTCGCTGCCTTTAGTGAACAGTCCGGATACTTAAACTTTGCCAGCTTTGGCCCACCCTCACGGGCCGTCCTGGCAGCATCAGGCCAGCTCATGGCCGACGCCGCCGAGGGAGCTGCGGGCGTTAGCGAGCGACTCCACAACGAGGACGGGCGGGCGCGCGCCACGGTATCCCGCTTGACCGGCTTTGCCACGGATAACATCACCCTCCTCCCGGCCACCTCCTACGGCCTGTTTCAGCTCGCCTTTGGTGTGAAAGGGAAAGTCCTGGTCAGCGCCGGCGAGTTCCCGGCCAACACGTATCCCTGGTTGCGGGCGCAGCAGGCAGGTCTGAACGAGGTGGCCCTGATGGGCGAAAGTCTGGCGTTTGTTACACCGGAGCTGGTGGCACAATCGCTCACCCCGTCCGTCACGGCAGTGGCGGTCAGCGCCGTGGACTTCCAAACCGGATACCGCGCCGATTTGGCCGGGATCCGCGAGGTCATCGGGGCGGATCGATTGCTGCTGGTGGATGGCATTCAGGGGTTTGGCGCCATTGACCAGGATTGGAGTGTTGCCGATGCCGTGGTGACGGGCAGCCAGAAGTGGGTTCGTGGCGGGTGGGGTTCCGGAGCCATGGCGTTCTCCGCAGTTGGTCTGGAACGGATCGCACCGACGCTGGGAGGCTGGACCGGCGTCGAGCATCCTTCGCTGTACGACGGCGTTGCGCATGCCCCGCGCACGGACGCCGGCAAGTTCAGTATTTCAAATCTTTCGCCCTTCGCGGCCGGGTCGTTTGCCTCCGCGCTGGAACTCATTGAAGAAGCCGGGCTCGGCGTCATTGCCGACCGCATCTTGGCCACAACCGCAGTTCTGGCGGAGAAGTTGGAGAACTCCGGGGTAAGTGTGCTTTCGCCACGCGAGGACGGGGAGCGTGCCGGCATTGTGGTGGCCGGTTTCCCCGAAGGCAACGCGGCGCAGGCCCACGCTGCGCTGGCGGGTGCAGGCATCTCCGCAACCCTTCATGGCGCGCACCGGATCAGGTTTTCGGCCCACGCGACCACGGATCACGAGTCCCTGTCCCACGTGGCGTTGATGCTGGCCAGCTTCGCCTAG
- a CDS encoding GNAT family N-acetyltransferase — protein sequence MDIMAAGRTYAFPDNQTLDEARPWWMEQSAGQTVVALDGQEIIESAKMGPNRPGRGQHIATASFLVHPQHQGRGVGRAFGEYVIHWARREGYRGIQFNAVVGANHPAAYLWQSLRLEIMGTVPEVFDHPDEGFVGLHVMYQCLR from the coding sequence ATGGACATCATGGCTGCCGGGAGAACTTATGCATTTCCAGATAACCAGACTCTGGACGAAGCCCGTCCCTGGTGGATGGAGCAGTCGGCCGGGCAAACAGTGGTTGCGCTGGATGGGCAGGAAATCATCGAGTCGGCGAAGATGGGACCCAACCGCCCTGGACGCGGCCAGCACATCGCCACCGCCTCATTCCTGGTTCATCCGCAGCATCAAGGACGCGGGGTTGGGCGGGCTTTCGGTGAATACGTGATCCATTGGGCGCGTCGCGAGGGCTACCGTGGCATACAGTTCAACGCCGTCGTGGGAGCCAACCATCCGGCGGCTTATCTGTGGCAGTCTCTTCGCTTGGAGATTATGGGTACTGTCCCGGAGGTCTTCGATCACCCGGATGAGGGGTTTGTCGGTCTGCATGTCATGTATCAATGTCTGAGGTGA